One Carassius auratus strain Wakin chromosome 4, ASM336829v1, whole genome shotgun sequence DNA segment encodes these proteins:
- the smkr1 gene encoding small lysine-rich protein 1 — MPSGTKKSRSQSSKPAAKSKRKHSSKKRSVSAKSTKTDVDILSPAAMENVYYISHNAVDCLEFRGFGWTGATKKKGKKGKKQKIKK, encoded by the exons ATG CCTTCAGGTACCAAAAAGTCAAGATCTCAAAGTTCCAAGCCTGCAGCAAAGAGCAAAAGAAAGCACTCTTCCAAGAAGAGGTCTGTCAGTGCCAAATCCACAAAGACAGATGTGGATATTCTGAGTCCAGCTGCCATGGAGAACGTCTACTACATCTCCCATAATGCAGTGGACTGCTTGGAGTTCAGAGGATTTGGCTGGACTGGAGCCACcaagaagaaaggaaaaaagggcaaaaaacaaaagatcaaaaAATGA
- the LOC113068145 gene encoding LOW QUALITY PROTEIN: CD9 antigen-like (The sequence of the model RefSeq protein was modified relative to this genomic sequence to represent the inferred CDS: deleted 1 base in 1 codon): MAAGGLQCIKYLLFIFNFIFWLAGTGVLAVGLWLRFDERTKTLFTGEGAPTVFLTGVYILIVAGAIMMVVGFLGCCGAIKESACMLGLFFMFLLLIFAAEVAAGIWGLSNQDKIVTDVQTFYKETFENYKKNNQEALKETLRAIHLGLKCCGPTGTIADGASDTCPAKEGLENFLTTSCPNAIKEIFTSRLHVIGGVGIGIGVVMIFGMIFSMLLCCAIRRTREMI, translated from the exons CTCGCAGGTACAGGGGTTTTAGCTGTCGGTCTCTGGCTGCGTTTCGATGAAAGAACTAAAACACTCTTCACTGGAGAGGGTGCCCCGACAGTGTTCCTCACAG GGGTCTACATCCTCATTGTGGCGGGTGCGATCATGATGGTGGTCGGGTTCCTCGGCTGCTGTGGCGCAATTAAGGAATCGGCTTGCATGCTGGGACTT TTCTTTATGTTCCTGCTCCTCATTTTCGCTGCAGAGGTGGCCGCTGGAATCTGGGGATTGTCCAATCAGGACAAG atcgtGACAGATGTCCAGACGTTCTACAAGGAGACGTTcgagaactacaaaaaaaac aatcagGAGGCACTGAAAGAAACTCTGCGAGCCATTCATTTAGGA CTGAAGTGCTGTGGACCAACGGGAACCATTGCTGATGGAGCATCCGATACCTGTCCAGCAAAGGAGGGACTTGAAAACTTTCTCACAACG AGCTGCCCAAATGCTATTAAGGAAATCTTCACCTCTAGGCTTCACGTGATCGGAGGGGTTGGGATTGGTATTGGTGTGGTCATG ATCTTCGGTATGATCTTCAGCATGCTTCTGTGCTGCGCCATCCGACGAACCCGGGAAATGATATGA